A DNA window from Hordeum vulgare subsp. vulgare chromosome 1H, MorexV3_pseudomolecules_assembly, whole genome shotgun sequence contains the following coding sequences:
- the LOC123406439 gene encoding cysteine-rich receptor-like protein kinase 2 has protein sequence MQIQRRPGRPRRHRRPLLPAAADVLRCLVLAGAVAVVAAGANADAAPAILDTVCGSGQAADPESFDVSFVNTLELIYQNVTRSGFGAASSGSGNFSVFGLGQCLAYLSPTDCQLCYAQSRVKLPHCLPADGGRIYVDGCFLRYGAGNFTAAATDASDTFVCSNDTAPATPAFAAAAAALVRNVTATAPGARGYYYAGTASASAMPTGARVYAAAQCWRSLNATACAACTASARDRVVQQCLPGAAEGYGLNAGCVVRYSTQPFYLPAKAGGGGGSSTRHKIIIVIASVLSAMAVIGIVFIWTRMRPRRDDLHDDMDGSGEIIRTIMSSQLGFRYEELRKATDDFNQINKLGQGGYGSVYKGVLPDGREIAVKRLYLNTRQWTDQFFNEVKLVSQVQHKNLVKLLGCSVEGPESLLVYEYLCNTSLDHYLFDAFKKNALDWERRSEIVLGAAEGLSYLHSGSEVRIIHRDIKASNVMLDERFRPKIGDFGLARNFMEDQTHLSTGLAGTFGYMAPEYIVHGQLTEKADIYSYGVLVLEIVTGRKNHNSVASSAEGLSLMSQLWKHYNAGTLMEILDPNLRDQCSEAEALKVFQVGLLCAQASPNLRPPMWKVVEMLGSGDRVLPRPTEPPFINVKGSNAKSESSGSSMSLMSNSDKSPFSTNQLSVSGVQAR, from the exons ATGCAAATTCAACGACGTCCGGGGAgaccccgccgccaccgccgccctctGCTCCCGGCCGCGGCGGACGTGCTCCGGTGCCTCGTCCTCGCCggggccgtcgccgtcgtcgccgcgggCGCGAACGCGGACGCCGCGCCGGCGATCCTGGACACGGTGTGCGGGTCCGGGCAGGCGGCCGACCCTGAGTCCTTCGACGTGAGCTTCGTCAACACCCTGGAGCTCATCTACCAGAACGTGACGCGGTCCGGGttcggcgccgcctcctccggctccGGCAACTTCTCCGTCTTCGGCCTCGGCCAGTGCCTCGCCTACCTCTCCCCGACCGACTGCCAGCTCTGCTACGCGCAGAGCCGCGTGAAGCTGCCCCACTGCCTCCCGGCCGACGGCGGCCGCATCTACGTCGACGGATGCTTCCTCCGCTACGGGGCCGGCAActtcaccgccgccgccaccgacgCCAGCGACACGTTCGTGTGCTCCAACGACACCGCGCCGGCGACGCCGGCGTTCGCGGCTGCGGCGGCCGCGCTGGTGCGCAACGTCACGGCGACCGCGCCGGGGGCGAGGGGGTACTACTACGCAGGgacggcgtcggcgtcggcgatGCCAACCGGCGCGCGGGTGTACGCGGCTGCGCAGTGCTGGAGGTCGCTGAACGCCACCGCGTGCGCGGCATGCACGGCCAGCGCGCGCGACCGGGTTGTGCAGCAGTGCCTTCCCGGCGCCGCCGAGGGGTACGGTCTCAACGCCGGCTGCGTCGTCAGGTACTCCACGCAGCCCTTCTACCTGCCGGCGaaagccggcggcggcggcggatcatCCA CCCGGCACaaaatcatcatcgtcatcgcctCCGTCCTCTCCGCCATGGCAGTCATCGGCATCGTATTCATCTGGACACGAATGAGGCCCAGGAGAGACGACCTCCACGACG ACATGGACGGCTCAGGCGAGATCATCCGCACCATCATGTCGTCGCAGCTCGGCTTCCGGTACGAGGAGCTGCGCAAGGCGACCGATGACTTCAATCAGATCAACAAGCTCGGCCAGGGTGGCTACGGTTCAGTTTACAAG GGCGTGCTTCCGGATGGCCGGGAGATCGCCGTGAAGCGGCTCTACCTCAACACGCGGCAGTGGACCGACCAGTTCTTCAACGAGGTGAAGCTCGTCAGCCAGGTGCAGCACAAGAACCTCGTCAAGCTCCTCGGGTGCAGCGTCGAGGGCCCCGAGAGCCTCCTCGTCTACGAGTACCTCTGCAACACCAGCCTCGATCACTACCTGTTTG ACGCTTTCAAGAAGAACGCGTTGGATTGGGAGCGGCGGTCGGAGATCGTCCTCGGGGCGGCGGAGGGTTTGTCATACCTCCACAGTGGCTCCGAGGTCAGGATCATACATAGGGACATCAAGGCCAGCAATGTGATGCTGGATGAGAGGTTCAGGCCTAAGATTGGCGATTTCGGCCTGGCGAGGAACTTCATGGAAGATCAGACCCATCTCAGCACCGGCCTTGCGGGGACATT TGGATATATGGCTCCGGAATACATCGTTCACGGGCAGCTGACGGAGAAGGCCGACATCTACAGCTACGGTGTGCTGGTCCTTGAGATCGTCACCGGCCGCAAGAACCACAACTCTGTGGCATCATCGGCCGAGGGACTGTCCCTCATGTCACAG TTATGGAAGCACTATAACGCCGGCACACTGATGGAGATCCTGGATCCAAACCTCCGCGACCAATGCTCGGAGGCGGAAGCTCTCAAGGTGTTCCAAGTCGGGCTGCTGTGCGCGCAGGCGTCGCCGAACCTTAGGCCGCCGATGTGGAAGGTGGTGGAGATGCTGGGAAGTGGTGATAGGGTGCTGCCCCGGCCTACCGAGCCTCCGTTCATCAACGTGAAGGGGTCGAACGCGAAGAGCGAAAGCTCGGGGTCATCGATGTCTCTGATGTCGAACTCCGACAAGTCGCCGTTCTCGACGAATCAGCTGTCCGTTAGTGGGGTGCAGGCCAGGTGA